From Granulicella sp. WH15, the proteins below share one genomic window:
- a CDS encoding TonB-dependent receptor: protein MLLRKLTLLSLIVLLTTIHALAQAGATGSIVGIVVDSTGAAISDANVSATNTATGNVSRTRSTGSGEYTLPDLNPGAYKITVEAKGFERSIVNNVGLVVAQTARINVKMTAGAVEETITVEANGVELDTDTATVSNIVTNRQVVELPINGRNFLQLLYIGAGAVTVGAEQGTMRQGEGAAVSINGARPESNNYMLDGMTNTDQALNTPAVVLSIDAIQEFKEQTAVSPAQYGFSANQVNISSKSGTNQFHGSAFYFGRNDFFDAQNYFNLKGTHPLLRQHQFGYVLNGPVRIPGIYNGHDETFFLANYEGQRIKSGNITFQNEPNPLYLQGDFRALAANPANSACVPGHIVANCIPIDPTTGARFPGDVIPTTRFSRVANVANRVGYFDTPNCPGLCNGFNHQQTPILPTSSDQQTYRIDQDLGRYGKLFGRYSQDPFHTVTQDSSSLTAAKGHIDEISRNVEASWTVSIGQRIVNNFIGGYLVANAIISGVPVSAEDTSALGLSGIFTGLPDQYRTAPKLGFGNQLGENLGAYGGGGHSTIGNSGMYVFSDTLTMVRGRHTLTMGAEFRKWKLDRNLAVNPLGGFTYSDYWSGNQVADFDLGYYSAASVFQPSGASSNQGNPREFNFSYFAPYLQDDWKVTPNLTINAGLRWDYRPFPYETHNHMGWLDTSNPNGGLCIADQSLVSSGVTAPAPGFGPFYRYCGRNNPAATEKFDFGPRIGFAYRPFNNEKTVVRGGYGLYWDAMEGKELDGSADIYPYLIRTSLSQTPSTGLIAGLNTTNNLFVNYSTTVGPAVPGLTGVDTFLAVVIPEHPHNSYAQQYTLSIQRELARNTTLEINYIGNKGTHLLARTEINQAVAPSAACIAAPTSPGCSTLARQPYPYFSTFIDSTPTAYSNYNSMNIKFEHRAHQTAITSIFTWAKSMDDHSVAGAIGADTGGFQGFMDNHRPNLDYGPSEFDVDKRFVTSVVYDLPIGRGQKYLSSLTTLPNDLLGGWELTGIYTAQTGFPFSVLATDISGFLGTSSQRANKVPGTPGFKGTRTQWIDKASYTQPALGFYGTSSRNFLRQPGINNFDLGLFKNVAISERVNLQLRLETFNTMNHPQFYPNPSLPQYAAGGTTVDANVNDANFGKITGASFGRELQIGGKITF from the coding sequence ATGCTTCTACGCAAGCTGACCTTGCTTTCCCTCATCGTCCTGCTCACAACGATCCACGCCTTAGCCCAGGCCGGAGCCACCGGCTCCATCGTCGGCATCGTGGTCGACAGCACCGGAGCCGCCATCAGCGATGCCAACGTAAGCGCAACCAACACCGCGACCGGCAACGTCAGCCGCACACGCTCCACCGGATCGGGCGAGTACACTCTGCCCGACCTGAACCCAGGAGCCTACAAGATCACCGTAGAGGCCAAGGGCTTCGAGCGTTCCATCGTCAACAACGTAGGCTTGGTCGTCGCCCAAACCGCCCGCATCAACGTCAAGATGACCGCCGGAGCAGTCGAGGAGACGATCACCGTAGAAGCCAACGGCGTAGAGCTGGACACCGACACCGCAACCGTCTCCAACATTGTCACCAACCGCCAGGTAGTCGAACTCCCCATCAACGGCCGCAACTTCCTGCAGCTTCTCTACATAGGCGCAGGCGCAGTAACAGTCGGAGCCGAGCAAGGCACCATGCGCCAGGGAGAAGGCGCAGCCGTCAGCATCAACGGAGCCCGCCCCGAGTCGAACAACTACATGCTCGACGGCATGACCAACACCGATCAGGCCCTCAACACCCCCGCCGTCGTTCTCTCCATCGACGCCATCCAGGAGTTCAAAGAGCAAACCGCCGTCTCTCCCGCCCAGTACGGCTTCAGCGCCAACCAGGTCAACATCTCCAGCAAGAGCGGCACCAACCAGTTTCACGGCTCCGCCTTCTACTTCGGTCGCAACGACTTCTTCGACGCGCAAAACTACTTCAATCTCAAGGGCACCCATCCCCTTCTGCGCCAGCACCAGTTCGGCTACGTCCTCAACGGTCCCGTCCGTATCCCCGGCATCTACAACGGCCACGACGAGACCTTCTTCCTCGCCAACTACGAGGGCCAGCGCATCAAGTCCGGCAACATCACCTTCCAGAACGAGCCCAACCCGCTCTACCTCCAGGGCGACTTCCGCGCACTCGCCGCCAACCCCGCCAACTCGGCCTGCGTCCCCGGCCATATCGTCGCCAACTGCATCCCCATCGACCCCACCACCGGAGCGCGCTTCCCCGGCGACGTGATCCCCACCACCCGTTTCTCCCGTGTAGCCAACGTCGCCAATCGCGTCGGCTACTTCGACACCCCCAACTGCCCCGGCCTCTGCAACGGCTTCAACCACCAGCAAACCCCCATCCTCCCCACATCGAGCGACCAGCAGACCTACCGCATCGATCAAGACCTGGGCCGTTACGGCAAGCTCTTCGGCCGCTACAGCCAGGACCCCTTCCACACCGTAACCCAGGACTCCAGTTCCCTCACCGCCGCCAAGGGCCACATCGACGAGATATCCCGCAACGTAGAAGCAAGCTGGACGGTCAGCATCGGCCAACGCATCGTCAACAACTTCATCGGCGGCTATTTAGTTGCCAACGCCATCATCAGCGGCGTCCCCGTCTCTGCTGAAGATACCTCCGCCCTCGGCCTCAGTGGCATCTTCACCGGCTTGCCCGACCAGTACCGCACCGCCCCCAAGCTCGGCTTCGGCAACCAGCTCGGCGAGAACCTCGGAGCCTACGGCGGCGGCGGCCACTCCACCATCGGCAACTCCGGCATGTACGTCTTCAGCGACACCCTCACCATGGTTCGCGGCCGTCACACCCTCACCATGGGAGCCGAGTTCCGCAAGTGGAAGCTCGACCGCAACCTCGCCGTCAACCCACTCGGCGGCTTCACCTACAGCGACTACTGGAGCGGCAACCAGGTAGCCGACTTCGACCTCGGCTACTACTCCGCGGCCAGCGTCTTCCAGCCCTCCGGAGCCAGCTCCAACCAGGGCAACCCCCGCGAGTTCAACTTCAGCTACTTCGCCCCCTACCTCCAGGACGACTGGAAAGTAACTCCCAACCTCACCATCAACGCGGGCCTTCGCTGGGACTACCGCCCCTTCCCCTACGAGACCCACAACCACATGGGCTGGCTCGACACCAGCAATCCCAACGGCGGCCTCTGCATCGCCGACCAGTCGCTCGTCTCCTCCGGCGTCACCGCCCCTGCCCCCGGCTTCGGCCCCTTCTACCGTTACTGCGGACGCAACAACCCCGCAGCCACCGAGAAGTTCGACTTCGGTCCACGCATAGGTTTTGCCTATCGCCCCTTCAACAACGAGAAGACCGTAGTCCGCGGCGGCTACGGCCTTTACTGGGACGCAATGGAAGGAAAGGAACTAGACGGCTCCGCCGACATCTACCCCTACCTCATCCGCACCTCACTCTCGCAGACGCCCAGCACCGGCCTCATCGCTGGCCTTAACACAACCAACAACCTCTTCGTCAACTACTCCACCACCGTAGGCCCCGCCGTCCCCGGCCTCACCGGCGTCGACACCTTCCTAGCCGTAGTCATCCCCGAGCACCCCCACAACTCCTACGCCCAGCAGTACACCCTCTCCATCCAGCGCGAGCTGGCCCGCAACACCACGCTCGAGATCAACTACATCGGCAACAAAGGAACCCACCTGTTAGCCCGCACCGAGATCAACCAGGCCGTAGCCCCCAGCGCCGCCTGCATCGCCGCGCCCACCTCGCCCGGCTGCTCCACCCTCGCGCGCCAACCCTACCCCTACTTCTCTACCTTCATCGACAGCACCCCCACCGCCTACTCCAACTACAACTCCATGAACATCAAGTTCGAGCACCGCGCCCACCAAACTGCCATCACCTCCATCTTCACCTGGGCTAAGTCCATGGACGACCACTCCGTCGCCGGAGCCATCGGCGCCGACACCGGCGGCTTCCAGGGCTTCATGGACAACCACCGCCCCAACCTCGACTACGGCCCCTCGGAGTTCGACGTGGACAAGCGCTTCGTCACCAGCGTCGTCTACGATCTCCCTATAGGTCGCGGCCAAAAATACTTAAGCAGCCTCACCACTCTCCCCAACGACTTACTCGGAGGCTGGGAGCTAACCGGCATCTACACCGCCCAAACCGGCTTCCCCTTCTCCGTCCTGGCGACTGACATCAGCGGCTTCCTCGGCACCAGCTCTCAGCGCGCCAACAAAGTCCCCGGCACCCCGGGCTTCAAAGGCACGCGCACCCAGTGGATCGACAAGGCATCTTACACCCAACCCGCCCTGGGCTTCTACGGCACATCCAGTCGCAACTTCCTGCGCCAGCCTGGCATCAATAACTTCGACCTGGGCCTCTTCAAAAATGTCGCCATCAGTGAAAGGGTCAACTTACAACTCCGCCTCGAGACCTTCAACACCATGAACCATCCCCAGTTCTATCCCAACCCATCTCTACCGCAGTACGCCGCAGGCGGCACCACCGTAGACGCCAACGTAAACGACGCCAACTTCGGAAAAATAACCGGAGCATCCTTCGGCCGCGAGTTACAAATCGGCGGTAAGATCACCTTCTAA